One segment of Pan paniscus chromosome 20, NHGRI_mPanPan1-v2.0_pri, whole genome shotgun sequence DNA contains the following:
- the LOC134729581 gene encoding ret finger protein-like 4A, giving the protein MDRGSVAALFNVRFSYGFVDMTLDVDTANNYLIISEDLRSFRSGDLSQNRKEQAERFDTALCVLGTPRFTSGRHYWEVDVGTSQVWDVGVCKESVNRQGKIVLSSEHGFLTVGCREGKVFAVSSVPMTPLWVSPQLHRVGIFLDVGMRSIAFYNVSDGCHIYTFIEIPVCEPWRPFFAHKRGSQDDQSILSICSVINPASASARAPVSSGGK; this is encoded by the exons ATGGACAGAGGTTCGGTGGCGGCGTTATTCAACGTCAGGTTTTCCTATGGGTTTG TGGATATGACGTTGGATGTGGACACAGCCAACAACTATCTCATCATTTCTGAAGACCTGAGGAGTTTCCGAAGTGGGGATTTGAGCCAGAATAGGAAGGAGCAAGCTGAGAGGTTCGACACTGCCCTGTGCGTCCTGGGCACCCCTCGCTTCACTTCCGGCCGCCATTACTGGGAGGTGGACGTGGGCACCAGCCAAGTGTGGGATGTGGGTGTGTGCAAGGAATCTGTGAACCGACAGGGGAAGATTGTGCTTTCTTCAGAACACGGCTTCTTGACTGTGGGTTGCAGAGAAGGAAAGGTCTTTGCTGTCAGCTCTGTGCCTATGACTCCTCTCTGGGTGAGTCCCCAGTTGCACAGAGTGGGGATTTTCCTAGATGTAGGTATGAGGTCCATTGCCTTTTACAATGTTAGTGATGGGTGccatatctacacattcatcgaGATTCCTGTTTGCGAGCCATGGCGTCCATTTTTTGCTCATAAACGTGGAAGTCAAGATGATCAGAGCATCCTGAGTATCTGTTCTGTGATCAATCCAGCCAGTGCCAGTGCCCGTGCCCCCGTTTCTTCTGGGGGaaagtaa
- the LOC129394802 gene encoding ret finger protein-like 4A, translating into MAEHFKQVIRCPVCLKDLEEAVQLKCGYACCLQCLNSLQKEPDGEGLLCRFCSVVSQKDDIKPKYKLRALVSIIKELEPKLKKVLTMNPRMRKFQVDMTLDVDTANNYLIISEDLRSFRSGDLSQNREEQAERFDTALCVLGTPRFTSGRHYWEVDVGTSQVWDVGVCKESVNRQGKIVLSSEHGFLTVRCREGKVFAASTVPMTPLWVSPQLHRVGIFLDVGMRSIAFYNVSDGCHTYTFIEIPVCEPWRPFFAHQRGSQDDQSILSICSVITPASASAPFLVGESK; encoded by the exons ATGGCTGAGCACTTCAAACAGGTCATTAGATGTCCTGTGTGCCTAAAAGATCTTGAAGAAGCCGTGCAACTGAAATGTGGATATGCCTGCTGCCTCCAGTGCCTCAATTCACTCCAGAAGGAGCCCGATGGGGAAGGTTTACTGTGCCGTTTCTGCTCTGTGGTCTCTCAGAAGGATGACATCAAGCCCAAGTACAAGCTGAGGGCGCTGGTTTCCATCATCAAGGAACTAGAGCCCAAGCTGAAAAAGGTTCTAACAATGAACCCAAGGATGAGGAAGTTTCAAG TGGATATGACGTTGGATGTGGACACAGCCAACAACTATCTCATCATTTCTGAAGACCTGAGGAGTTTCCGAAGTGGGGATTTGAGCCAGAATAGGGAGGAGCAAGCTGAGAGGTTCGACACAGCCCTGTGCGTCCTGGGCACCCCTCGCTTCACTTCCGGCCGCCATTACTGGGAGGTGGACGTGGGCACCAGCCAAGTGTGGGATGTGGGTGTGTGCAAGGAATCTGTGAACCGACAGGGGAAGATTGTGCTTTCTTCAGAACACGGCTTCTTGACTGTGCGTTGCAGAGAAGGAAAGGTCTTTGCTGCCAGCACTGTGCCTATGACTCCTCTCTGGGTAAGTCCCCAGTTGCACAGAGTGGGGATTTTCCTGGATGTAGGTATGAGGTCCATTGCCTTTTACAATGTTAGTGATGGGTGccatacctacacattcatcgaGATTCCTGTTTGTGAGCCATGGCGTCCATTTTTTGCTCATCAACGTGGAAGTCAAGATGATCAGAGCATCCTGAGTATCTGTTCTGTGATCACTCCAGCCAGTGCCAGTGCCCCGTTTCTTGTGGGGGaaagtaaataa
- the LOC129394798 gene encoding ret finger protein-like 4A: MAEHFKQVIRCPVCLKDLEEAVQLKCGYACCLQCLNSLQKEPDGEGLLCRFCSVVSQKDDIKPKYKLRALVSIIKELEPKLKKVLTMNPRMRKFQVDMTFDVDTANNYLIISEDLRSFRSGDLSQNRKEQAERFDTTLCVLGTPRFTSGRHYWEVDVGTSQVWDVGVCKESVNRQGMIELSSEHGFLTVGCREGNVFAASTVPMTPLWVSPQLHRVGIFLDVGMRSIAFYNVSDGCHIYTFIEIPVCEPWRPFFAHQRGSQDDQSILNICPVINPASASAPVSSGGK; the protein is encoded by the exons ATGGCTGAGCACTTCAAACAGGTCATTAGATGTCCTGTCTGCCTGAAAGATCTTGAAGAAGCCGTGCAACTGAAATGTGGATATGCCTGCTGCCTCCAGTGCCTCAATTCACTCCAGAAGGAGCCCGATGGGGAAGGTTTACTGTGCCGTTTCTGCTCTGTGGTCTCTCAGAAGGATGACATCAAGCCCAAGTACAAGCTGAGGGCGCTGGTTTCCATCATCAAGGAACTAGAGCCCAAGCTGAAAAAGGTTCTAACAATGAACCCAAGGATGAGGAAGTTTCAAG TGGATATGACGTTCGATGTGGACACAGCCAACAACTATCTCATCATTTCTGAAGACCTGAGGAGTTTCCGAAGTGGGGATTTGAGCCAGAATAGGAAGGAGCAAGCTGAGAGGTTCGACACTACCCTGTGCGTCCTGGGCACCCCTCGCTTCACTTCCGGCCGCCATTACTGGGAGGTGGACGTGGGCACCAGCCAAGTGTGGGATGTGGGCGTGTGCAAGGAATCTGTGAACCGACAGGGGATGATTGAGCTTTCTTCAGAACACGGCTTCTTGACTGTGGGTTGCAGAGAAGGAAATGTCTTTGCTGCCAGCACTGTGCCTATGACTCCTCTCTGGGTGAGTCCCCAGTTGCACAGAGTGGGGATTTTCCTGGATGTAGGTATGAGGTCCATTGCCTTTTACAATGTTAGTGATGGGTGccatatctacacattcatcgaGATTCCTGTTTGCGAGCCATGGCGTCCATTTTTTGCTCATCAACGTGGAAGTCAAGATGATCAGAGCATCCTGAATATCTGTCCTGTGATCAATCCAGCCAGTGCCAGTGCCCCCGTTTCTTCTGGGGGaaagtaa